In Populus nigra chromosome 1, ddPopNigr1.1, whole genome shotgun sequence, one genomic interval encodes:
- the LOC133686233 gene encoding ferritin-like catalase Nec2, which yields MATLYFFSTLVLTIVVSVPINVLGSAYCGPVEAIDKDLVQFPLNLEFLEAEFFLNGALGLGLDAFEPGFAAGGPPPIGAQKANLDPVTRRIIEEFGYQEVGHLRAIITTVGGVPRPLYDLSPEAFAQLFDKAVGYKLDPPFNPYSNTVNYLLASYAIPYVGLVGYVGTIPLLANYTSRRLVASLLGVESGQDAVIRTLLYEKADEKVLPYNITVAEFTNAISGIRNELAMCGIRDEGLIVPLHLGAENRTESNILSADTNSLSYARTPPQILRIIYGTGSEYRPGGFLPRGGSGKIARSFLDKV from the exons ATGGCTACTCTTTATTTCTTCTCTACTTTGGTTCTAACCATTGTTGTTTCGGTTCCAATCAATGTGTTAGGTTCAGCATACTGCGGACCGGTTGAGGCCATCGACAAGGATCTGGTTCAATTCCCTCTCAACTTGGAATTCCTCGAAGCTGAGTTCTTTTTGAATGGCGCGCTCGGTCTTGGACTCGATGCCTTTGAACCGGGTTTTGCCGCAGGCGGTCCTCCTCCGATCGGTGCCCAAAAGGCCAACCTTGATCCTGTTACCCGTAGAATCATCGAGGAATTTGGTTATCAAGAAGTTGGCCATTTAAG GGCTATTATAACAACCGTTGGTGGAGTTCCAAGACCTCTATACGATCTCAGTCCTGAAGCATTCGCACAACTATTTGACAAAGCAGTTGGCTACAAATTGGACCCTCCATTTAACCCTTACTCCAACACAGTCAACTATCTCTTGGCATCGTATGCTATCCCCTATGTGGGACTGGTAGGATACGTTGGCACCATTCCACTCTTGGCCAACTACACTTCTCGAAGA CTTGTTGCGTCACTCTTGGGCGTAGAGTCTGGACAGGACGCTGTAATACGAACGTTACTCTATGAGAAAGCTGACGAGAAAGTGTTGCCTTATAACATAACTGTGGCTGAATTCACCAACGCAATCTCAGGCATCAGGAATGAGCTTGCCATGTGTGGGATTAGAGATGAAGGTCTAATTGTACCCTTACATCTTGGGGCCGAAAATCGAACTGAGAGTAACATTTTATCTGCAGATACCAATTCGCTCTCTTATGCACGTACACCACCACAGATTCTAAGGATAATTTATGGAACCGGCAGTGAGTACAGGCCAGGCGGGTTTCTCCCTAGAGGTGGAAGTGGCAAGATTGCAAGGAGTTTTCTCGATAAGGTTTGA